The Bacillaceae bacterium S4-13-56 genome has a window encoding:
- a CDS encoding PTS ascorbate transporter subunit IIC, with protein MIDLIMNDILGTPAILVGLFALLGLLLQRAAITNVVSGTLKTVMGFVILGAGANVIVGSLSNFSAMFEDAFNIHGVIPNNEAIVALAQDAFGTETAMIMLFGMLVNILLARFTPFKYIFLTGHHTMFMACLIAVILMTGGLSGVPLVFIGSIILGSLMVLMPALITPYTRKVTGTDDFTVGHFGTIGYFVSAFVGSKVGKNSKSTEELKVPKSLGFLRDTSVAVSLTMFLLFFIVALFSGPAFIETELSGGTNFLVFSFLQGLTFAAGVYIILAGVRMLLAEIVPAFKGIADKVVPNAIPALDVPAVFPFANNAVIVGFLFSFIAGLISMFLLPLVGLSVIVPGLVPHFFTGAAAGVFGNATGGRRGAIFGSMANGFLISFLPALLLPVLGILGFEGTTFGDADFGVVGVVLGGIVEIFSSPAAFISVILVILAGIFGIGIAKNKKTVKEEEAA; from the coding sequence ATGATCGATTTAATCATGAATGACATACTTGGTACTCCTGCAATATTAGTTGGTTTATTTGCACTTTTAGGATTGCTTTTACAACGTGCGGCTATTACGAATGTGGTCTCTGGCACATTAAAAACGGTTATGGGGTTTGTTATATTAGGTGCGGGAGCTAATGTCATCGTTGGTTCTTTGAGTAACTTTTCAGCTATGTTTGAAGATGCCTTTAACATTCATGGGGTTATCCCAAACAATGAGGCAATTGTAGCTCTAGCCCAAGATGCGTTTGGTACAGAAACAGCCATGATCATGTTATTCGGTATGTTAGTTAACATTCTATTAGCTCGTTTTACTCCATTTAAATATATCTTCCTTACTGGACACCATACGATGTTCATGGCTTGTTTGATCGCTGTTATATTAATGACTGGAGGATTATCTGGCGTACCGCTTGTATTTATTGGCTCAATTATTTTAGGATCTCTTATGGTTCTAATGCCTGCTCTTATTACACCTTATACACGTAAAGTAACTGGAACAGATGACTTTACAGTTGGTCATTTTGGAACTATTGGTTATTTTGTTTCTGCCTTTGTGGGTTCTAAAGTTGGCAAAAACTCTAAATCTACTGAAGAGCTAAAAGTTCCTAAGTCTCTTGGATTTTTACGGGACACTTCAGTTGCCGTATCGTTAACTATGTTTCTTCTCTTTTTTATCGTAGCTTTATTCTCAGGTCCTGCATTTATTGAAACGGAATTAAGCGGAGGAACCAACTTCTTGGTATTTTCTTTCTTGCAAGGTTTAACCTTTGCTGCAGGTGTCTATATCATCCTTGCCGGTGTACGTATGTTGTTAGCTGAAATTGTTCCAGCATTTAAGGGTATTGCAGATAAGGTTGTTCCTAATGCTATTCCAGCATTAGACGTCCCAGCGGTTTTCCCTTTTGCAAATAATGCTGTAATTGTTGGATTCTTATTTAGCTTTATCGCAGGTTTAATCAGCATGTTCTTACTTCCACTCGTTGGATTAAGTGTCATTGTCCCAGGACTTGTTCCTCACTTCTTTACTGGAGCAGCAGCAGGGGTATTTGGAAATGCAACAGGTGGTAGAAGAGGCGCCATCTTTGGGTCCATGGCTAATGGATTCCTTATCAGCTTCTTACCAGCCTTGCTCCTTCCAGTTCTTGGTATTCTTGGATTTGAGGGAACTACTTTCGGAGATGCGGATTTCGGGGTAGTTGGCGTTGTACTTGGTGGTATTGTTGAAATCTTCTCATCACCAGCAGCATTCATCTCTGTTATACTCGTAATCCTAGCTGGAATCTTTGGAATTGGAATCGCAAAAAACAAAAAAACCGTAAAAGAAGAAGAAGCAGCTTAA
- a CDS encoding PTS sugar transporter subunit IIB, with product MKILVVCGNGLGSSFIVEMNVKAILKELGIEAEVSHTDLTTSKSEDADYYLGAADLLENLEDGKRNLIKLNNIMDKKELREALENNL from the coding sequence ATGAAGATATTAGTAGTTTGCGGAAACGGATTAGGAAGCAGTTTTATTGTAGAAATGAATGTAAAAGCCATTTTAAAAGAGTTAGGTATTGAGGCTGAAGTTTCTCATACCGATTTAACTACAAGTAAATCAGAAGATGCTGATTACTATTTAGGGGCAGCCGATTTACTTGAAAATTTAGAGGATGGGAAGCGAAATCTTATCAAGTTAAATAACATTATGGATAAAAAGGAACTTCGTGAAGCATTAGAAAACAATCTATAG
- a CDS encoding BglG family transcription antiterminator produces the protein MTLDERCTQIITALLNSDEYVSVDWLTSQLGISKRTFYYDVPKINDWLESNHLEPVKKQYGKGYYLEEESRKVASNLIGKISSVQYFYSQEERITLIAIKLLTNQRDVFMEDLMELTQVSRATVSSDLKEIKRVFLNENLNVNFQRNTGYKVIGKEEDKRGLLVNYLAELITTKNDWNNLIDQQINLSLHGSDLETKDFSLHLNRMRIFIEDCEKELSIELTDEMVHLLALKLLVITQRLLLGYRIQVDADEQEVLRSTKEYQAAKNIALKLERTYNIQISSNEIGFITMNLLGSKVNYSELEQNQSKEMDKLRLTVKDIVQDFQNYAAVLFHDVEQLEASLFKHLKPAYYRIKYNVSLRDETSEKLRKEFPDIFKLTKKSIGRFEELLGGPVDDSEVAYIAMHLGGWLQREGKKPVQRKKAIIVCENGLGTSNILWGQLEKMIAAVDIIGCVSKRQYESKEYDVDFVFATSSVNKKRHPVLIVNPILTDRDKEAVLSFVNNFSDFSLDQKIGTPTLHTIMNVVRKHTSIINEKELIQDLSLLFSLDQSTTMIREEKPVLNELLTKETIQYQSKVANWKEAIRVASEPLIVNKSITEDYVDAMIANVEELGPYIVIAPEIALPHARPECGVKKIGMSLLRLEDSVYFSEKEKHRARLIVVLAAEDNEKHLKALAQLSTMFSDEGVLENLMKAKNEEEIMEYINKYSAV, from the coding sequence ATGACGTTAGATGAAAGGTGTACACAAATCATTACAGCACTTTTAAACTCTGATGAGTATGTATCTGTGGATTGGCTGACGAGCCAATTGGGTATTTCCAAACGAACGTTCTATTATGATGTTCCAAAAATTAATGACTGGCTTGAATCAAATCATTTGGAGCCTGTCAAGAAGCAATATGGGAAGGGTTATTATCTAGAAGAAGAATCAAGGAAAGTTGCTTCTAACTTAATAGGTAAAATAAGTAGTGTTCAGTATTTTTACAGTCAAGAAGAAAGAATAACCTTAATTGCTATTAAGCTACTAACCAATCAACGTGATGTGTTTATGGAGGATTTGATGGAATTGACACAGGTTAGCAGAGCAACGGTTTCAAGTGATTTGAAAGAAATCAAACGTGTTTTTTTAAATGAAAATTTAAATGTGAATTTTCAACGTAATACGGGCTATAAGGTGATAGGTAAAGAAGAGGATAAGAGGGGGCTGTTAGTAAACTATCTAGCAGAGTTAATCACTACAAAGAATGATTGGAATAACTTGATAGATCAGCAGATTAATCTGTCTCTCCATGGAAGTGATTTGGAAACCAAAGATTTTTCTCTCCATCTCAACAGGATGAGGATTTTTATTGAAGATTGTGAAAAAGAGCTATCTATTGAACTAACAGACGAAATGGTTCATCTTCTTGCCTTGAAATTGTTGGTCATTACTCAAAGGTTGTTGCTCGGATATCGGATTCAAGTTGACGCTGATGAACAGGAAGTTTTAAGATCGACTAAGGAATACCAAGCGGCGAAGAATATTGCTCTAAAGCTTGAGAGGACTTATAACATTCAGATTTCTAGCAACGAAATTGGGTTTATTACGATGAATCTCTTGGGTTCAAAGGTAAACTATTCTGAACTGGAGCAAAACCAAAGTAAAGAAATGGATAAGTTACGCTTAACGGTAAAGGATATTGTTCAGGATTTTCAAAACTATGCCGCTGTTCTTTTCCATGATGTTGAGCAGCTAGAAGCCTCACTGTTCAAGCATTTAAAACCAGCGTATTACCGGATTAAGTATAATGTTAGTTTGAGAGATGAAACCTCGGAGAAGTTGCGGAAAGAGTTTCCTGATATTTTTAAACTCACAAAGAAGTCTATTGGTAGATTTGAGGAGTTACTTGGAGGACCAGTAGATGATTCTGAAGTAGCCTATATAGCTATGCATTTGGGTGGTTGGCTTCAACGGGAAGGAAAAAAGCCAGTTCAAAGAAAAAAGGCCATTATCGTTTGTGAGAATGGACTGGGTACATCTAACATATTGTGGGGACAGTTAGAAAAAATGATTGCTGCCGTTGACATTATTGGTTGTGTTTCCAAAAGGCAGTATGAAAGCAAAGAGTATGACGTAGACTTTGTATTTGCCACATCTTCTGTCAACAAGAAAAGGCATCCTGTACTCATCGTCAATCCCATTCTGACAGATAGGGACAAAGAAGCAGTTTTATCATTTGTTAATAACTTTAGTGATTTTTCTTTAGATCAAAAAATAGGAACTCCTACCCTTCATACCATCATGAATGTTGTAAGAAAGCATACTTCCATCATAAATGAAAAAGAACTAATTCAAGATTTATCTTTATTATTCAGCCTGGACCAAAGTACAACTATGATCAGGGAGGAAAAACCTGTGTTAAATGAATTGCTTACGAAGGAAACCATTCAATACCAATCCAAGGTAGCTAATTGGAAGGAAGCCATTCGAGTCGCCTCTGAGCCATTGATTGTTAATAAAAGCATTACAGAGGATTATGTAGATGCGATGATTGCCAATGTAGAAGAACTGGGACCGTATATTGTCATTGCTCCAGAGATTGCTTTACCTCACGCTCGACCAGAGTGTGGAGTCAAAAAGATAGGCATGAGTCTTCTGCGACTAGAAGATAGTGTTTATTTTTCAGAAAAAGAAAAGCATCGAGCTAGGCTGATCGTAGTCCTAGCAGCTGAAGACAATGAAAAGCATTTAAAAGCATTGGCACAGTTGTCCACCATGTTTTCCGACGAGGGCGTTTTGGAAAATCTGATGAAAGCAAAAAACGAGGAAGAAATCATGGAATATATTAACAAATATTCAGCTGTATAG
- a CDS encoding DUF3298 domain-containing protein produces MNISLPVNMITMKSSYGPNKEIYYPKIISMQNEQLQNNINQSIIGETQKLINQQMGEMPSPLVEMLGTYEMKNNQRDVLSLLFSNYAYHYHAAHGMTYLKSLTFDLIKGTSCTLHDLFKPGSNYIEQISIQIQNQINQREIPTLTEFKTIKPNQEFYIADKTLVIYFQLYELTPYVFGFPMFPISVYDLQDIINENGPLGRMAANN; encoded by the coding sequence ATGAACATTTCATTACCAGTCAACATGATTACCATGAAATCTAGCTATGGACCAAACAAGGAAATCTACTACCCTAAAATAATCAGCATGCAAAACGAGCAATTACAAAACAATATAAATCAGTCAATAATAGGCGAAACCCAAAAACTTATTAATCAACAAATGGGAGAAATGCCCTCACCATTGGTAGAAATGCTTGGAACTTACGAAATGAAAAATAACCAGCGCGACGTTCTTAGTTTATTATTTTCAAATTATGCTTACCATTACCATGCTGCACACGGGATGACCTATCTAAAATCGTTAACATTTGATTTAATAAAAGGTACATCATGCACACTTCATGATTTATTCAAACCTGGAAGTAATTATATCGAACAAATCTCAATCCAAATTCAAAACCAAATAAACCAACGTGAGATTCCAACACTTACAGAGTTCAAAACAATTAAACCCAATCAAGAATTTTACATCGCAGACAAAACACTAGTAATCTACTTCCAACTTTACGAACTTACTCCATATGTGTTTGGGTTCCCTATGTTCCCAATCTCTGTTTACGACTTACAAGATATTATCAATGAAAACGGACCACTCGGTCGAATGGCAGCGAACAATTAA
- a CDS encoding YwbE family protein, whose protein sequence is MNGKNRKDVQVGFTVDIVLKQDQKSGKLTRGVVKDILTNSATHPHGIKVRLEDGSVGRIKAIH, encoded by the coding sequence TTGAACGGTAAGAATCGAAAAGATGTACAGGTTGGATTTACGGTTGATATTGTCTTAAAACAAGATCAAAAATCAGGCAAGCTAACAAGGGGAGTAGTTAAAGATATTTTAACGAATTCAGCAACTCATCCACATGGAATTAAAGTTAGGCTTGAGGATGGGTCGGTTGGAAGAATAAAGGCGATTCATTAA
- a CDS encoding ROK family protein: MTNYTTIGIDLGGTNLRVALVDGQGTILDELEKGTEHEKGPDYVMGNMVEMIHAVKGDKLISGVGIGSPGPLNSKTGIIIEPPNLTGWSNVPIVEKLSKALGIEVALDNDANAAALAEATIGAGAAHESVYYITVSTGIGGGFIVNKKVFQGAQGYAGEIGNMIVSPNGRKHSNLNPGALEALASGTAISAIGREKLGITEGAAEVFQLAEKGNCAAQQIIDEALQYLAIGIANLAHSINPEVFVLGGGVMKSRNQVLEPLREKVKALVYPGLLDSIKIVPAGLGSKAGVVGAALLPR, encoded by the coding sequence ATGACGAATTACACAACAATTGGCATAGATTTAGGTGGAACAAATCTCCGTGTAGCATTAGTAGATGGACAAGGAACTATTTTAGATGAACTTGAAAAGGGTACAGAGCATGAAAAAGGACCGGATTATGTAATGGGTAATATGGTTGAAATGATTCATGCTGTAAAAGGAGACAAGTTGATTTCAGGAGTGGGAATTGGATCCCCGGGTCCTTTAAACTCTAAAACTGGAATCATAATAGAGCCACCGAATTTAACAGGATGGTCTAATGTTCCGATTGTTGAAAAGTTATCAAAAGCGCTCGGAATCGAAGTCGCTCTCGACAATGATGCAAATGCAGCAGCCCTAGCGGAGGCAACAATAGGAGCCGGAGCCGCCCATGAAAGTGTATACTACATTACTGTGAGTACTGGGATTGGTGGAGGCTTTATCGTTAATAAAAAGGTGTTTCAAGGTGCACAAGGGTATGCAGGTGAAATTGGGAATATGATTGTTTCTCCAAACGGACGTAAGCATTCTAATCTCAATCCAGGTGCACTTGAGGCACTGGCAAGTGGGACGGCAATCTCTGCTATTGGACGCGAAAAGCTGGGAATAACAGAAGGTGCAGCTGAAGTGTTTCAGTTAGCAGAAAAAGGGAACTGTGCTGCTCAACAAATTATTGACGAAGCGCTTCAATATCTGGCAATCGGAATTGCGAATCTGGCTCATTCGATTAATCCCGAAGTGTTTGTACTCGGTGGAGGTGTTATGAAATCTAGGAATCAGGTACTTGAACCTCTCCGTGAAAAAGTTAAAGCCCTAGTTTACCCTGGACTATTAGATTCAATTAAGATTGTTCCAGCTGGATTGGGCTCAAAAGCTGGAGTCGTCGGTGCAGCACTTCTCCCTCGTTAA
- a CDS encoding glycoside hydrolase family 125 protein: MQLQNVTKVANLLPLLESSLQKPVDVGNGSLAVSINQEGRICSINRPHHEHGYMTLASVEQFPNDKFYDTPFVRNYRRQLAVSSTGFGFCPFGFSKKPTVYLQDGKFPTYKYEDSGVEVCSTFFVEKTNGVDVLIQQLELENKGENDSLLPIEFSGQLSLNRSSYGQLTEGGPIPIPPVENNLSIEGNKIVLQNVNLGARAEILVFEQSKPFILNADKKSADHSLEINQTFEVELQGNEKKIVTAIYVVGDDAERQLLGEGLTIKQNQTIQEELARPIDWKEFVINRNIDYIVNCCAVPIGEESYCIITDHQLLPLAWNRDAYYMMQLLFASLDYRGGEELQQKVQAIIKGHLIWMFEKAGRPDGYWGRAYLTNGYSKDQIFQLDQQCYPVLELCDYYHKFKDRAIVERVLPTVKEVFTMLMEHKSETHWLFKTAETPADDEVEYPYHFSSQIIVWKMLKELDKLNKDLHLFEENLGEMAKHVKKDCLTYFTYNKDGKELFAYLTDLNGGYQIYHDANDLPTVFAPIWGFCDRSDLKWLSTMEFAFSKENKGGYYAGAYEGLGSVHTPHKWPLGDGQELLYASLINHKEKKEYVMNKLRETVQWDGMYSEAVYEETGEVASRHWFSWPGAFISYVFLFLEKN; encoded by the coding sequence ATGCAGTTACAAAATGTAACAAAAGTAGCTAATCTACTGCCATTACTTGAAAGTTCCCTACAAAAACCGGTTGATGTGGGGAATGGTTCACTCGCTGTAAGTATAAATCAGGAAGGACGAATTTGTTCAATCAACCGACCCCACCATGAGCATGGATATATGACACTAGCATCAGTGGAGCAATTTCCGAATGATAAGTTTTATGATACACCTTTTGTTAGAAATTACAGAAGACAACTTGCTGTAAGCTCAACTGGGTTTGGATTCTGTCCATTTGGTTTTAGTAAGAAACCAACGGTGTATCTACAGGATGGAAAATTCCCAACTTATAAATATGAAGATAGCGGTGTTGAAGTCTGCTCAACATTTTTTGTTGAAAAAACAAATGGTGTTGATGTACTTATTCAACAATTGGAACTTGAAAATAAGGGTGAGAATGATAGTTTACTACCAATTGAATTCTCAGGACAATTAAGTTTAAATCGTAGCAGCTATGGGCAGCTGACAGAGGGTGGTCCAATCCCAATTCCACCTGTGGAAAATAATCTTTCCATAGAAGGTAACAAAATCGTACTTCAAAATGTAAATTTAGGAGCACGGGCAGAAATTTTGGTGTTTGAACAAAGCAAACCATTTATTTTAAATGCAGATAAAAAATCTGCAGACCACTCTCTTGAAATAAATCAAACCTTTGAGGTTGAGTTACAGGGGAATGAAAAGAAAATTGTAACTGCTATATATGTAGTAGGAGATGATGCGGAGCGTCAACTTCTAGGGGAAGGTCTCACGATAAAACAAAATCAAACTATACAAGAAGAACTTGCTAGACCGATTGATTGGAAGGAGTTCGTGATTAATCGCAATATCGATTATATTGTGAACTGCTGCGCGGTGCCAATAGGAGAAGAATCATATTGCATCATTACAGATCATCAGCTATTACCATTGGCATGGAATAGAGATGCATATTATATGATGCAGTTATTATTTGCTTCACTGGACTATAGAGGCGGAGAAGAGTTGCAACAAAAAGTTCAAGCTATCATTAAAGGACATCTCATTTGGATGTTTGAAAAAGCGGGACGTCCCGATGGATACTGGGGAAGAGCTTATTTAACGAATGGCTATAGTAAGGATCAGATTTTTCAGCTTGATCAGCAATGTTACCCTGTGTTAGAACTGTGCGATTATTATCATAAATTCAAAGATAGAGCCATTGTGGAACGAGTTCTTCCGACTGTGAAGGAAGTCTTTACGATGCTGATGGAGCACAAGAGTGAAACCCATTGGTTATTTAAAACAGCTGAAACACCAGCTGATGATGAAGTGGAATACCCATACCATTTCTCGAGCCAAATAATTGTGTGGAAAATGTTAAAGGAACTAGATAAACTTAACAAGGACTTACATCTTTTCGAAGAAAACCTTGGTGAAATGGCGAAACATGTTAAAAAGGACTGTTTGACTTATTTCACGTACAATAAGGACGGGAAGGAATTATTCGCTTATTTAACAGATTTAAATGGTGGCTATCAGATTTATCATGATGCCAACGACTTACCAACTGTTTTTGCACCGATTTGGGGATTCTGTGATCGTTCGGATTTAAAATGGCTCTCAACCATGGAGTTTGCTTTTTCTAAAGAAAATAAGGGTGGATACTATGCAGGTGCATATGAAGGGCTTGGTTCAGTGCATACCCCTCATAAATGGCCACTAGGCGATGGCCAAGAGTTACTATATGCCAGCCTGATTAATCATAAAGAAAAAAAAGAATATGTAATGAATAAACTACGTGAAACAGTTCAATGGGATGGTATGTATTCAGAGGCTGTTTATGAAGAAACTGGTGAAGTTGCATCTAGACATTGGTTCTCATGGCCAGGTGCTTTTATATCCTATGTATTCCTTTTCTTAGAAAAGAATTAA
- a CDS encoding ABC transporter ATP-binding protein, producing the protein MAGLRLEHMQKKYPNGFEAVKDLSIEINDGEFISLVGPSGCGKSTTLRMIAGLEDISGGKLLIGDKLANNVASKDRGIAMVFQSYALFPHMTVAANIGFGLKINKVDKKIRNEKIEWALELLDLNGLGDRKPSELSGGQRQRVALGRALVLDPEVLLLDEPLSNLDAKLRVKMRTELKRIHKHLKSTIVYVTHDQAEAMTLSDRIAIMKNGDLMQIGTPTEIYTNPANRFVAGFIGSPPMNFLEGELVKENGIYTFVNNEAKFALPNSMKSYIETNITQKEVILGMRPEDLQISLKPVTDGIEGVSIVTETLGSDDFIAIEVGKKLFSVRTEPGSNFPSDRKVYLTPAEDKLHLFNNDAISDDAKVRFA; encoded by the coding sequence ATGGCAGGACTTCGTCTTGAACATATGCAAAAAAAATATCCGAATGGCTTTGAAGCTGTTAAGGATTTAAGTATTGAAATAAATGATGGTGAATTTATATCACTTGTTGGCCCGTCAGGCTGCGGTAAATCAACTACACTTCGGATGATTGCTGGGCTTGAGGATATCAGTGGTGGAAAGCTATTAATTGGCGATAAATTGGCAAACAATGTCGCTTCAAAAGACAGAGGTATTGCGATGGTATTTCAAAGTTATGCGCTATTCCCACATATGACAGTGGCAGCAAACATTGGTTTTGGGTTAAAGATCAATAAAGTAGATAAAAAGATTCGTAACGAAAAAATTGAATGGGCACTAGAACTATTAGATTTAAACGGATTAGGTGACCGCAAACCATCTGAACTATCTGGTGGTCAACGACAGCGTGTTGCGTTAGGACGTGCATTAGTACTTGATCCAGAGGTGTTACTATTGGATGAGCCACTAAGTAACCTTGATGCAAAGCTTCGTGTCAAAATGAGAACAGAGCTTAAGAGAATTCATAAGCACTTAAAATCTACAATTGTTTATGTAACTCATGACCAAGCAGAAGCGATGACACTTAGTGACCGTATCGCTATTATGAAAAATGGTGACCTCATGCAAATCGGGACACCAACTGAGATATATACAAATCCAGCAAATCGATTTGTTGCAGGGTTCATTGGAAGCCCTCCAATGAACTTCTTAGAAGGTGAACTTGTAAAAGAAAACGGAATTTATACGTTTGTAAATAACGAAGCGAAATTTGCTCTACCAAATAGTATGAAATCGTATATTGAAACAAACATTACGCAAAAAGAAGTCATTTTAGGCATGCGTCCTGAAGATCTTCAAATCAGTCTTAAGCCAGTGACAGATGGAATTGAAGGTGTGTCTATTGTAACTGAAACTCTAGGATCTGATGACTTTATTGCTATTGAGGTTGGCAAGAAATTATTTAGTGTTCGTACAGAGCCAGGCAGCAATTTTCCATCTGACCGAAAAGTATACCTCACTCCTGCAGAGGACAAATTACATTTATTTAACAATGATGCGATATCTGATGATGCAAAGGTACGATTTGCATAA
- a CDS encoding carbohydrate ABC transporter permease, with product MMKKWSIEKIFWLFLMVFSIVIVLFPIYIMFKYSISDRTSWITGGKYPIPWWPFDPNFEMYSYYLSDGRFWSSAWFSLKIAFLTIIISMGLGAPAAYALARFKFWGIGLVLFLILSVRMFPDVSSVLPVAQFFNLDIIYNIPITLKVAMGHTLLGLPYIILIAIGVFQTIPIDLEEQAQVMGATKFYAFTRIILPVALPGLAAGAIYVFLLSWNEFVFSYFITATSTADVIPLPVYLKTLLGAFSPNPVSIATLSLLVSLPVIIFTFIVQKYMIAGATAGAVK from the coding sequence ATGATGAAAAAATGGAGCATAGAAAAAATCTTTTGGCTATTTTTAATGGTTTTCTCGATTGTAATCGTGTTGTTTCCAATATATATCATGTTTAAATATTCAATCAGTGACCGTACAAGCTGGATCACAGGTGGCAAATATCCAATCCCTTGGTGGCCCTTTGACCCAAACTTTGAAATGTATAGCTACTACTTATCTGATGGCCGTTTCTGGTCAAGTGCTTGGTTTAGTTTAAAAATTGCATTTTTAACGATCATTATTTCAATGGGCTTAGGTGCACCAGCAGCATATGCCTTGGCGCGCTTTAAATTTTGGGGAATTGGCCTCGTTTTATTCTTAATCTTATCTGTGCGTATGTTCCCAGATGTATCATCTGTACTACCAGTTGCGCAATTCTTTAATTTGGATATCATTTATAACATTCCGATTACACTGAAGGTAGCGATGGGACACACCTTATTAGGACTTCCGTATATTATCTTAATTGCAATTGGAGTATTCCAGACGATTCCGATTGATCTAGAAGAGCAAGCCCAAGTAATGGGGGCAACAAAATTCTACGCATTTACTAGAATTATCTTACCAGTCGCATTACCGGGTTTAGCAGCTGGTGCAATCTATGTGTTCTTATTATCATGGAATGAATTTGTATTTTCTTATTTCATTACGGCAACATCAACAGCTGATGTGATTCCGTTACCTGTTTACTTAAAAACATTATTAGGTGCATTCTCACCAAACCCTGTATCGATTGCAACGTTATCATTATTAGTATCATTGCCAGTTATCATTTTTACATTTATTGTGCAAAAATACATGATTGCAGGGGCAACAGCAGGTGCTGTGAAATAA
- a CDS encoding sugar ABC transporter permease: MGLSEKNEEKRSFVNKIKKNSFLLLTLIPGFLYILAFFLIIVFFILQMSLTTYVGGMVETSPTLQNFVDLTSSEEFKDAFSRTFVFVIISTPLQLITGLVTAIIVNKSFKGRGIVRSIFLLPLAIPTIVTTATLLLLFSKGGHVTSLLMGDYSWFPAIVDYEISFLNNETLAIGLSILGKVWRDTPISMLILLAGLQSIDESQYEAAKTMGANSVRQFMYITIPLLIPAISSVLVLRSIEAWKEFIFPYILAPSYPILGVLIEKYFVQLNNPGMAAAIGVILIFLIVIFTVFLNWLLKKVNELLVRV, from the coding sequence ATGGGTCTATCAGAAAAAAATGAAGAAAAACGAAGCTTCGTTAATAAGATCAAAAAGAATAGCTTTTTGCTTCTTACGTTAATACCAGGCTTTCTCTATATATTAGCGTTTTTTCTAATTATCGTTTTCTTTATTTTACAGATGTCTTTAACAACGTATGTTGGGGGAATGGTAGAAACCAGTCCAACCTTACAAAACTTTGTAGATTTAACGAGTAGTGAAGAATTTAAAGATGCATTTTCTCGAACTTTTGTGTTTGTTATCATTTCCACCCCTCTTCAACTTATAACTGGTCTTGTGACAGCAATAATTGTCAACAAAAGTTTTAAAGGAAGAGGAATTGTACGAAGTATTTTTCTATTACCCCTTGCAATTCCAACCATTGTTACGACAGCAACGCTATTGTTACTATTCTCCAAAGGTGGACATGTAACGAGCCTACTTATGGGGGACTATAGCTGGTTTCCTGCAATTGTAGATTATGAAATTTCGTTCCTAAACAATGAAACACTTGCAATAGGATTATCTATCCTAGGTAAGGTATGGCGTGATACGCCGATTTCAATGTTGATTTTATTAGCAGGTCTACAATCAATTGATGAATCTCAATATGAAGCAGCTAAGACAATGGGAGCAAATAGTGTAAGGCAGTTCATGTATATCACAATTCCACTATTAATCCCAGCTATTTCTTCGGTTTTAGTATTACGTTCAATCGAAGCTTGGAAAGAGTTTATCTTCCCGTATATCTTAGCACCGTCATATCCGATTTTGGGCGTATTGATCGAGAAATATTTCGTACAATTGAACAATCCGGGAATGGCAGCGGCAATTGGTGTGATTTTAATTTTCTTAATTGTCATCTTTACAGTATTCTTGAACTGGCTCTTGAAAAAAGTAAACGAGCTCTTAGTAAGAGTGTAA